The following coding sequences are from one Capsicum annuum cultivar UCD-10X-F1 unplaced genomic scaffold, UCD10Xv1.1 ctg81839, whole genome shotgun sequence window:
- the LOC107852540 gene encoding putative late blight resistance protein homolog R1A-10, with amino-acid sequence MASPLQNAVQLLSRSLTVINKNIGIHNKLVHLKQLETLSLKLFFSDLTIPCANVFPATLNMLKLLATNLSWLYLDIIAELKVFENLHQLETWNESVAEDVKSFLTNDLDEQCSRVLGLSYNHLTGDLKTCLLHFGTFPEDSEISVKNLMRLWMAEGFLKLENDLEGEAEKCLQEFVDRCLVLIQNVDISRCIKCCPLNVDKIDYCRYGLYRALLTPVHPQLRDHDNNDLFNRTRSIFSSYPYIPPEICRLWNLHTFIVQGPMLWTITFPEEILGLMQLRHLKLPKFYLPNPPSVSADKGSHMGFSNIQTISYMSPCCCTKEFIMRIQNVKELGLSEYQIDSSDGPLNSLVHLQQLETLSLTYRFGGFWPASAKAFPATLKKLKLDKTYLSWSYLDIIAELPNLEVLKLMYRACDGEEWRPTVMGFNQLKLLLIEHNDLKYWKATDDNYPVLERLVLRCCYYLDKIPIEFAEIHSLQLIELNWCLPGLGESAARIQKEQEDIGNNPVDVRISDPSKYIVFIKCVSVFSHEVEVKDVSSVEHALNLHLNNVTCRSSTDPLLFLFSREERFRRIFLAEGLNSWDFISVPLSQITTKLPVSSNVWLPRRCDLFSAELADMIPKSLNGKRYFIADRFHERVGNFIKMQRFINEA; translated from the exons atggcatcACCACTGCAGAATGCAGTGCAACTCCTTAGCCGCTCTCTGACAGTGATTAACAAGAATATTGGCATACATAACAAACTTGTCCATCTGAAGCAACTTGAAACATTGAGTCTGAAGTTATTTTTTTCTGATTTGACCATTCCATGTGCAAATGTTTTTCCAGCAACACTCAACATGTTAAAGTTGCTTGCAACTAATCTAAGTTGGTTGTACTTGGACATCATAGCTGAGTTGAAAGTTTTTGAGAATCTGCATCAACTTGAAACAtggaat GAAAGTGTAGCTGAAGATGTCAAGTCATTTCTCACAAATGACCTTGACGAACAATGTTCACGTGTGCTTGGGTTGAGTTACAATCACTTGACTGGCGACCTAAAGACTTGTCTACTGCATTTCGGAACTTTTCCAGAGGACAGTGAGATATCAGTGAAGAATTTGATGAGGTTATGGATGGCTGAGGGGTTCCTGAAGTTGGAAAATGATTTGGAAGGAGAGGCTGAGAAGTGTTTGCAAGAGTTTGTCGATAGATGTCTAGTCCTT attcagaaCGTCGATATCTCACGATGCATAAAATGCTGCCCTTTAAACGTCGATAAAATTGATTATTGTCGCTATGGTCTTTATAGGGCTCTTCTTACCCCTGTACATCCTCAGTTGAGAGATCATGACAACAACGATCTTTTCAATCGAACCCGTTCTATTTTCTCTTCTTACCCCT ACATACCTCCAGAAATTTGCAGGTTATGGAATCTGCATACATTCATTGTTCAAGGGCCTATGCTATGGACAATAACTTTTCCTGAGGAAATTTTGGGACTAATGCAATTAAGGCATCTCAAACTGCCCAAATTTTATCTGCCAAATCCCCCAAGCGTATCTGCTGACAAAGGGAGTCACATGGGCTTTTCAAACATACAAACTATTTCTTACATGTCTCCTTGTTGTTGCACAAAGGAGTTTATTATGAGGATTCAGAATGTCAAAGAATTAGGACTCAGTGAATATCAGATTGACTCTTCTGATGGGCCTCTCAACAGTCTTGTCCATCTGCAGCAACTTGAAACATTGAGTCTTACATATCGTTTTGGAGGATTTTGGCCAGCAAGTGCAAAAGCTTTTCCAGCAACGCTCAAGAAGCTGAAGTTGGACAAAACTTATCTAAGTTGGTCGTACTTGGACATCATAGCGGAATTGCCTAACCTTGAGGTGCTGAAACTGATGTATCGTGCTTGTGATGGCGAAGAATGGCGTCCAACGGTTATGGGATTTAATCAATTGAAGCTTTTGTTAATTGAACATAATGATCTCAAGTACTGGAAAGCCACAGATGACAATTATCCTGTCCTTGAGCGCCTTGTGCTTAGATGTTGCTATTATTTAGATAAGATACCCATTGAGTTTGCAGAAATCCACTCACTACAATTGATTGAGTTAAATTGGTGTCTTCCCGGACTTGGGGAATCTGCTGCACGAATTCAAAAAGAACAAGAAGACATCGGAAACAACCCCGTGGATGTTCGTATCTCCGATCCATCTAAGTATATAGTATTTATCAAG TGTGTAAGTGTGTTCTCACATGAAGTTGAGGTGAAAGATGTGAGTTCAGTTGAACACGCTCTAAATCTACATCTGAATAATGTGACTTGTCGAAGTTCTACTGAccctttattatttcttttcagtaGAGAAGAGAGATTCAGAAGAATATTTTTGGCGGAAGGATTGAACTCTTGGGATTTCATTTCGGTTCCTTTGTCGCAAATTACCACTAAATTACCGGTTTCAAGCAATGTGTGGCTTCCAAGGAGATGTGATCTCTTTT CGGCAGAGCTAGCAGACATGATACCAAAAAGTTTAAATGGTAAGAGGTACTTCATTGCAGACCGGTTCCATGAGAGAGTTGGAAACTTTATAAAAATGCAGCGTTTTATAAATGAAGCATAA